The DNA sequence AGTCCGATCAGGACAGCAGCCCCTGGGGTGGGAGTCCCCTGACGGACTCTGCCTCTCCTCAGCTGTTGGACCAGAGCGAAAGCATGGACGCCTCCTGTGTGTACCGTCAGTTCTCAGAACCACGGCCCCTGTGCTACAGCCTGCCTCTCTCTGAGGAGCACCAAGCCCCCGGTGACCACCAGAACCACATCCACACCCAGGCCTGTGAAAGGGGGCGGTGTGAGGCCGGCAGGTACTTCCTGGGCACGCCCCAGCCCGGGCGAGAGGCGTGGTGGGGTGCGGCCCGCTCCGTCCTGCCCCTACCCAAATCCCCCCCCGAGAATGAAGATGGGTATGAGGGTGTGATGCCCCACATCACCTCCATCCACAGCTTGCACGGTGAGTcctgagatgagtgtgtgtctgaggtgcTGGGTGTGAGCGTGTCTCGCTGTCCCAGGGTTAACACCCGTCTGTCCTGCTTGCAGCGAGGGGTCACTGGGACGAGGACAGCGTGGTCAGCTCTCCGGACGGCGGCTCCGCCAGCGATTCGGGGGACCGATACCGAGGCGACCACTTCCGCTCCAGTCCGCAAGAGCCCAGCAAAATCGAGACCCTGATCCGAGCCACGCAGCAGATGATAAAAGAAGAGGAGAGCCGTCTGCAGCTGAGGAAGAGCGTCTCGGAGGCCCCGCTGGGCCCCACTAACGGCCTCTCCAAGAGCCACGCCGCTTGCTTCGGCGCCGACTTCCCCCAGTCGGCTCTGCAGGGTGTCGCGTGCCGGGGGACGGCTCAGGTcatcagccccgcccccagccccaccCCCCTGCCCCGCCTCAGCAGCCCGGGTGCCGAGCGGCTGGCCAAAGCCAAAGACTTCCTGCAGACAGAGCTCTCCCCCCCTCCGCAGCAGCAGGTGGCGCTCTCGGGCTCCTGCGCCGTGTCGCCCACCCCCGCGCTCTACCCCTCCCACCCCCGCCAGTACCTGGACAAGCACGCGGCCTACTCCCTCACGGGCTACGCGCTGGAGCACCTCTATGAGGCAGACAGCTTCAGGGGATACTCGCTGGGGTGCGCAGGCTCCTCCCACTACGACATGGCCTCCCACCTGCGCATGCAGGCTGAACAGCCCCCCAGTCATAAAGGAACCTCTGTCATCATCTCTAATGGCAGCTGACGCTTAACAACACACTCGCCAAGACTGGGGTCACCTCGACCGGCTTCTCTTCCCAAAGGGACAGAACACTAACTTTTGTTTGCTTTGTCCGTTTTGAGATCTTTTATGTTACTATTTGCATTGACTCTAGGTTTCAGCGTTAAGGAGACTTCGTTAAAAAGGTTTCATTCATTAAAAAGACAGATGGCTCAGATGAAGGTCTAACATTTTTAAATAGTCACAATTTTACATGTGCATAACCACTATTTTGCAAGAAAAGCTGGTCTGATTGCATTTATTATGTTGTCATCAATTAGACCTCAGTTTGGAATAGAAAGGGAATGATTAAACAGTGAAGGTAAGATGACACAAATATCCTACAGAAGCAGAAGACACAACCATACTTAGTTATTAAATATGAGCTGAAATGATCCCTGCAGTTCCCTTAGAACATTCACCATGTTGCTATTTTCATCTTTTCTGTACACTAATAAGGTTTGGATTGGTCTAACTGTCTGAAACGATCATGGCGATTTAGATCACATTTGGTGCTTTTTTGAGTCCTGCGTTTGAGTGCTCCCACGTTTCTGTCTTGAGTTCTGCATTTGAGTGCTACCATGTTCTTGTCTTGAGTACTGCGTTTGAGTGCTACCATGTTCTAGTCTTGAGTTCTGCATTTGAGTGCTCCCATGTTCCTGTCTTGAGTTCTGCATTTGAGTGCTCCCATGTTCCTGTCTTGAGTTCTGCGTTTGAGTGCTACCACGTTTCTGTCTTGAGTACTGCGTTTGAGTGCTACCATGTTCTTGTCTTGAGTTCTGCATTTGAGTGCTCCCATGTTCTTGTCTTGAGTTCTGCATTTGAGTGCTACCACGTTCCTGTCTTGAGTTCTGCGTTTGAGTGCTACCATGTTCTTGTCTTGAGTTCTGCGTTTGAGTGCTACCATGTTCCTGTCTTGAGATCTGCGTTTGAGTGCCACCACGTTCCTGTCTTTGTATCCTGTCCACTCATCATGTGTCCTGTCCAGTCAACCTGCTGGAGAAATGCAAAACATGTATCAGCATCTTAAACTCAAGTTACTTTCCACATatgaaacaaaaatgaaaatgaaaatgaagtttTTACTGAAATTTTTACAAgtatgtgtgatgtgtaataACAACCAGGCACTGTTAATAGACCAAGCAGAAACTGATCATACAATAATTCATTGTTTTATGATGATGGTGTCCATCTATGAGTTGGAAAGCTGGGATTATTTCATTGATACTACTCAAAATGACAGATGAGTCAGATTCTAGTCCAAGGGATTTGGCCACTTAGGTTTAAGTTTCTAAATATTCCCTGGCATGTTAAACATTTGACTATATGGAGATAACTTTCAATTAGCCTCTTTGTCATGTAGCAGTGAAGGTTCTTCACACGTGCTCTGCTGTCTTACCACAGAGCGTAACTCACTCTCTGGAGGTCCAGCACTAAAGCTCACAGGGCTCACACCTTCAGTCATCTGACCATCATCACACAACCAGGATTATGCAATTGTAATGACATCTGTTTTAATGTCAAACACACAGCATGGTGGAAGGAGTGATCGACACCCTCATGGTTTTCAGTTAGTCGGGGCGTGATTGCATGTTGTAGCCGGGTCGCTCCGATGACTCACTGTGGTGCAGTGGAAGTGGGAggaaggggaggaagagggggcgTGGCAGTGGGCGTGGCAGTAGGGATTCTGCTGTGCAGTGTGCTGGGGGGGGGCTGGAaggggagtggggagaggggaggggttggtGAGATGGGAGGGGTTTATCTGTGCATCTGCACTGCAGGTCTCTTATTACCACAGCGCTGGGGGCTGGAGTCACGCTTGCTTTGAGCAGCACTTGTTTTCTTCGtctgttctttctttttttccccccggAACATTGATAAAAATCGttctttacatttatttatgatGTAAATACGCTTAGATATGTTTTGATGCACAAGTggcaaatgtatttattatgtgAATGGAAAAAAGTGGTTTTCATTTTGGTTTTAAATATAGTTCCAATCAAATCAGCTTGTCTTCTTTTGTTTATATTTCATGCTTTAAATTAGCCTTATGTAGGTCATTATTTCCAAATGAACACTGATAATTG is a window from the Brachyhypopomus gauderio isolate BG-103 chromosome 13, BGAUD_0.2, whole genome shotgun sequence genome containing:
- the sim1a gene encoding single-minded homolog 1-A isoform X2 yields the protein MTAVLTAHQPYHSHFVQEYEMERSFFLRMKCVLAKRNAGLTCGGYKVIHCSGYLKIRQYSLDMSPFDGCYQNVGLVAVGHSLPPSAVTEIKLHSNMFMFRASLDMKLIFLDSRVAELTGYEPQDLIEKTLYHHVHSCDTFHLRCAHHLLLVKGQVTTKYYRFLAKEGGWVWVQSYATIVHNSRSSRPHCIVSVNYVLTDTEYKGLQLSLDQVTSTKPAFPYSSPPNPASDSRKASKSRVSRPKAKTRLSPYSHYPGFHTERSESDQDSSPWGGSPLTDSASPQLLDQSESMDASCVYRQFSEPRPLCYSLPLSEEHQAPGDHQNHIHTQACERGRCEAGRYFLGTPQPGREAWWGAARSVLPLPKSPPENEDGYEGVMPHITSIHSLHARGHWDEDSVVSSPDGGSASDSGDRYRGDHFRSSPQEPSKIETLIRATQQMIKEEESRLQLRKSVSEAPLGPTNGLSKSHAACFGADFPQSALQGVACRGTAQVISPAPSPTPLPRLSSPGAERLAKAKDFLQTELSPPPQQQVALSGSCAVSPTPALYPSHPRQYLDKHAAYSLTGYALEHLYEADSFRGYSLGCAGSSHYDMASHLRMQAEQPPSHKGTSVIISNGS